GAATGACCCAATTATAAATTACTTAACAGAAATCCTACATGAAGTCCAAAAATTCATTGAATTTATTTCCATAGTTAATTGATTGGAAATACTATACTAACATGGACAATAAAACTTCACTACCATGGACAGTAACCAAAATATAGAGACCTAATGAACATCTTGTTGTGATCCTTTTCGCCAGTAGCTCACCATTAAAACCTAtgcctttttttgttgttgtgtgaAATAGTAAAATAGAGAACTCGGATGTATATATAAAGCTTTCAGTAAAATTCTTTGATTGCAATTTGTGACAAGTTATGCATAAACACTGAAAGACTAgcaagacaaaaagaaaaaggacaaacACGCcattgttttagttttaaaagAGCAATTATTCGTTGGCCATTTATGtagaccacaaaaaaaaaacaattagagaaaaaaagagcaCACCTTGGTTGGTGAAGAACCATGCAGATGTTTACCCCTTCAAGAGCTTCACGTCGAAGTGCTCTAAGAAGTAACTGAGAAGATGAACTATCCAGACCAGTTGTTGGCTCATCCAAGATCAACAATGAAGGTTCCATGACCATCTCTAGCCCCACATTTACACGTTTCCTCTGCCCTCCAGAGATTCCTCGCTTCTCCACTGTTCCAACTAGAGAATCCCTCACTGCCTGAAGTCCCAAGCACTCAATGACTCTTTCAACAACTAGAACCTTATCGGGTTTGGGCAAGTCAGCAGATAGTCTACAGTATCAAGGAGTCCGGAAATAGAAATGAAAGAACAATGAGAGTGGAACTAAATAAACTCCAGATATCAATCAATTTAATTTGGAAGTCAAATTGTAGAGTGAAGAATCAGTGGCAAGAAAAACGATATTTAATCAAAAACAGGCATTAGAAAAGAATATGTTTGGTTCAGCATGACGGATCAATTAATTGACAACATGGATTGTAAAGTGAAACATatggtaataaaaatataataactaGGATCTCCACAAAAGTATAAGGCTCTCACTGTTGAAATTATGCAGGCATATTTGTTTGAGACACATCATGTGCTCTACATTGTGTCTTGTCAgagattttaaataaagtatGAAACTCTagatattgaaaatttgaaggcttactttttttttttcttgataattcaatagttacaaatGGGAAGAGGGGATTTGAACTCTGGATGTCTTGGAAACACCAAGCGGTTCCAAGCAATTGAGGTACAAGGCTTTTggtgttctttttttcttttttctttttttataatttgataattacaacgGAGTAAGAGGGATTTGTACCCTAGATGTCTTGGAAACACCAAGAGGTGCCAACCGGTTGACCTACAAGGCTCTTGTAGGCTTACTTCTTTCAGTTATGTCATATCTTCTACTAATATAGTTTTCAAGTTTAAGGCTCTAATTACTGAAATTGAATAGTGTAATACTTCTGATACATTTACCAGTTGGTCTAATGGCACCCCAGCTAGTAGGAGGGTGGGGGATGGCACTTCCTGAGTGAGATTAATCCTAAGTTCAAGAGTTCAAGTCGCCCTAAATTATGTTAGGATAAAGAAGTTATTTATGGAGTTAAgaggaaaattcaaaaaacttCAAGAAGAGGCTAGTTATCAATGTAGTTAGAGAggaaatttctaaaaatttgagaagaGGCTAGAACCTTCATTAAATTTGAAGTAGGTTcaggtaaaaaaatatttctttggcATGATTGGTGGCATCCAGATGgtattctatataaaaaatatggacATATATATGATGCAACTAGTAACTTCAATGTCAAGATGTCAAGTGTCTTATAGGGAAAGGACTGGATTTGGAAACCTGCAAGATCAGAAAATTTAGTGAACCTACAAAGCAAGCCTGGTTTGGGGATATTGGGAGAGGAAGACAAGCCAGTTTCGATTCTGTCCAAATCTGGGCATAACTCTTGTGCAGAAACTTGGAATCACATCAGAAGCAAAATTCAAGAAGTGAGCTGTTGGAAACTAGTTTGGTTTCCTAGGCATATCCCTAAGCATACTTTTATAGGTTGGCTGGCTATTCAGAATAGACTAGCAACAAAGGACAAATTTCTGTGGGGACTCAATGTTGATCCACAATGTGCTTTACGTAGGAGTAGAAGAGAAGACAAAGATCACCTGTTTTTCCAGTGCCCTTTTTCAAACTGGTGCCTTGTGAGACGCCCAAAATTCCACTGGAATGAAGTCATAAGTTGGGGAGAGGCTGTGGTTTGTCAACTAGCTCTATGGTCAAGTATTTACTACATATGGCAGCAGCATAATGCAGTGATTCATCAAGGATTAACTCCGAGAAAGGTATATTGAAGATGATCAAATGTGAAGTAAAGTGCAGATTAGAATCTCAAAAAGGGTTTTGTAACTCTGTTATTAACAGAGCCATTTGTTGCTTTTGGGGTGTTTCTCATTCTGTTCTGAGGGACACTCCTTTAGGTGGATCCCCTGTTTGTTTCAGTGTTTCTTACTGATCTGGGGTAGGCTGTAATAGAGCTGATTATTTCCAGCTCTTTGGTTTAGGTGCTTTGTTGTATAGGacttttaattcttttgaaACAAACTGCtcattcatctaaaaaaaaaagttgtccgTGGTGTGTAACTAGGTATCGGAGTTCATATCAGCATTActagaagaagaaattttttttttttccttgaaagcCCACATGGTGCAGGGAGCATTAACCAAGCTACAGCCCACAAACATGGAGAAAGATGCCCCCTATAACATCAATTTCCAAAACATGATAAATCCATCAAGGGGGGATGCATATTTGCAGTCCGTTTGTGTCCAGCCTTTTTGTTTAGcttttagtattttttgtttatgaacagttttttaaaacttaagctgatgccaaacacacacttgaTAGACTCATAATTGAGTTAAGTTGTGGGGTTGGGCCAATCAGCAATAATCCAAGTTTGATTAAAATAGTCTCTATCTTGTGAAAAGTAAGGTGATTGCAGTCGTTGCTGAAGGAAATGGAATCAATCTTTTGGCAAAACCATGTGTGTCAAATTGAAAGGAGTACAATTAATACCATCAGGTTTTTAAGTTTGGGTtaaaaagtgaagaaaatttTGGCAAGTGATAATCTCTGACATATAATGATATATCCTGACATGTAATAATCTCTGAGACCATTGATAGTGATAAATGAGTTATAAATTTCCATGGCAAATAGTTGCTACCATTATTGATAATGAGCAATAAAAGAATTCCACATATGAATTCAAGAATAGTAACAAATATTGCAGATAGATTGCATGGCAAATAATTGCATACCTGCACCTTGCACTAAATCGGAGATTCTCCTCCACTGTCAAGTTCCCATGCACAATATCATCTTGCGGTACAAAACCAATAATTTTCTTATATGATTGCATGGATTCAACTTTTCCATTTATGATAATTAAACCTGTCATCGTGCATCCAGTCACTTTTCCagccaaagaagaaagaaatgtcGTTTTTCCAGCCCCTGAAGGACCCATGACAGCTGAAACTCGACCAGGCATGAATTTCCCAGAGACACACCTAagcaaatgtttttttttcccttttaaagtAAGAGTTAGATCTTTAAAAGCCACCTCAATCATAGGCCTAATTCTGGTTTCACTACCGGTAGCCATTGAAATTACTCCTGAGAATGTTAAGTCCTTGTTTTGCTGTTGCATAGCTTTCTCCTTCTCCAGTTGACCATATGCATACTTAAATATTTGGCTATGAGTATGAATTTGTTTACCTTTTGGCatgttctttttaatatttttgtccCCAATTTCCAGATTAAAGCCCTCATGACTATCTGGATTTTCGTCAAGGGAATGCAACATTTTTGTGAGATTACTCTgttcctttttctttgctttggaAGCTGCGGATGATTGCCCAGATGTGCTTAAAGAACTTGAAGGCAAAGGTGGCAAAAGAGCAGCATCTGTTTCAGGTTTGGCATGACTTAAAACCTTCAGCTCCCCCGACTGTCTTGCAGACTTTTTACGAGAAAATGTGCGGGATAACTGATTCTGCAACCCCACTGCACGCTTCTTGGCAACATCTTTTGCAGATTTCCACCTTTCTCGTGCCTGTGCAGTTTCTCGTGCATGCCTGGCCGCAGCTTCCCTAGATTTAGCCTCTCTTTTTTCCCGAAGAGTGAGAACATGATCAGAACAGTTGTATATGATGATCAGCAGAGTGCAAAGAGCAGTCTGCATAGGCAAGTTAACCACATCAAATTCAAAATGCTGAACCCACAGTAGTAATAATGTTCGACAAGCAGATCAGATAAATGTTTGCCTTTTAGAAATGCTGAATGAAAACTCAGGAGATTGTAAATATTGTTCTCCAAATTAGTATGTATGTATTCTTGTTTCAAGAAACAACAAGTCACACTGAACCATCTAGAAAATTAATGGTCAACCTTTTATCTAAGACAAGATGGGCAATTACTTACAAAAAGCATAACCccataaaaatgaatattttggtTTGCCGTTTTTGGATTACAGGTAGTCAACTTGAAGCACCCTGCAAAAGGGTTAACAAGAaccaaaatcattcaaactgAAGATATGGAGTAAATTTACCGAGTAAACTAATTATCCAAGTAAACTAATTATCCATGTAAACAAGTAGTAAAAAAGGCTACAGACAGACAATATGGTGCATCAAACTGATTTTATCACAATACACCCTGGGTTATATCCAAACTTCCTCTAGCCACACTACATATTATCAGAATAAATAACATAATCCAAGTAAAGAGATAAATATACAACTTGATGTCTTTATCTGTAAGTATACAAATTCATATATTTAGTCATGAGATCTTCTGTATTTAAGAGCCCAGTTCCTCCATATGAGATGTGACAATCTGACACTTTCTGATTGTTTGACACATTTCTCCCCCAGACAGGTATGAAATTCACCAAGTATACTAGGAAGGACATTCAGAAATGAATTTGTTCTCCTTTAACACCCATTGACATGGGTTAGGCttaaaaatcttcatttcccAAATTCTGCATCTAAAGCAATCATAACAATCAATGAGACAGATGTGCTGAGAAAAAGGTAGCTCCAAGATAGTTCGTTTGCACATAGATTACATACAACAACAAGACCAATAAATTTTGTGCACAagtgaagaattaagattaGTGCCATGTTACATGGCACAAACCATAAAGATTCAAAAACTTACGTTTTTCAGCGGTGGCGCCCATCCTGCAGTAATGTCTGAAATTGCATGAGAAAATCATATTAGTACAAACAGATACAGAGAACTGGCAAATTGCACTATATTATTAAGGGACAAAGCCAGTTTGGAGGAATCTCTTCCTATCCATTAGCTAGCCATTTAGATGACTATCCATGTGTACTTTCATCACATAATCTATTAAGTCAATTAAACCAGTCACATGGTTGTGTGATTAGCATTTGATATCATATTTATGAGTCTAAAAGCACAAATGGATTATCATTCAAATTGCCACATGGTGGGTTGGAGGAAATTCTATATTATCAAGTCATGCCAAAAGATATTATACTGGGGAAAAAAATTGCTTGTactgatttatttatttaattttgataagtaaagaaATGGTTAATATATTGTACTGATTTATATCAAGCGCTATACTAAAAATGAGATGGGTTTTGTGAGTTCTGAGATAAAAGCACTACCCGCTCCTGCAAGGAACTTTTTCTGTGGTAGTTGGACAGTAAGATCCTGGCGAACAGAAAATTTCACTGCTACCTTGAACATCAGCCCAAATGTCAGCACCCCCACAAGTATGATTGGGTTTTCCAGGAGGCATTTGGTAACTGTATCTGCAAATTTGTCTCAACTAATGAATATTAATGCATGGTAAAAAACCATAAGAAACCTCTGGAATAGGAGATAAAGAAAGTCAAGattagattaaaaaacttaCGGGTCACAGATTCCAGtcgttttattaaattttgcaAGCGGACAGTAAGAACCTAATGGGCAAGCTtatttacaagaaaaaagaaaaaaaagctgtTAGATACAGTTCAACACCAACAATGAGTTATGTTCTATCAATTTATCACATACTTACGTATCATGCAAGTAATACCCTGAGGACAGAAGAAGCCCTCACAACAAGGTTGACAGTCATGAGTTCTATAAGGCATATTATTTGCAGTTTTGAGATCAACTTTCTGGTCTTGGCCAACACTACAACCCCAAC
This genomic stretch from Castanea sativa cultivar Marrone di Chiusa Pesio chromosome 9, ASM4071231v1 harbors:
- the LOC142611165 gene encoding putative white-brown complex homolog protein 30, with protein sequence MGMSVFRANANWVAHVLLFLIVFVGLVPCIHCVDGDDYSKTGDPALLPAVTQVIYGRLSNLTNILTQDIVNNLGFCIKDVNTDWNGAFNYAGKLDFLTNCIKKTKGDVTQRLCTAAEIKFYFSSLFERGAADDNYLKPNKNCNLTSWASGCEPGWGCSVGQDQKVDLKTANNMPYRTHDCQPCCEGFFCPQGITCMIPCPLGSYCPLAKFNKTTGICDPYSYQMPPGKPNHTCGGADIWADVQGSSEIFCSPGSYCPTTTEKVPCRSGHYCRMGATAEKRCFKLTTCNPKTANQNIHFYGVMLFTALCTLLIIIYNCSDHVLTLREKREAKSREAAARHARETAQARERWKSAKDVAKKRAVGLQNQLSRTFSRKKSARQSGELKVLSHAKPETDAALLPPLPSSSLSTSGQSSAASKAKKKEQSNLTKMLHSLDENPDSHEGFNLEIGDKNIKKNMPKGKQIHTHSQIFKYAYGQLEKEKAMQQQNKDLTFSGVISMATGSETRIRPMIEVAFKDLTLTLKGKKKHLLRCVSGKFMPGRVSAVMGPSGAGKTTFLSSLAGKVTGCTMTGLIIINGKVESMQSYKKIIGFVPQDDIVHGNLTVEENLRFSARCRLSADLPKPDKVLVVERVIECLGLQAVRDSLVGTVEKRGISGGQRKRVNVGLEMVMEPSLLILDEPTTGLDSSSSQLLLRALRREALEGVNICMVLHQPSYSLFKMFDDIILLAKGGLTAYHGPVKKVEEYFAGLGITVPERVNPPDHFIDILEGIVKPSSSVTPEQLPVRWMLHNGYAVPPDMLQLVDELAAPSTSSNPGDGATEQSFAGDFWEDMKSTVELKRDHIQHNFLRSKDLSNRQTPGVARQYRYFLGRVGKQRLREARLEVVDYLILLLAGACLGTLAKVSDETFGSLGYSYTVIAVSLLSKISALRTFSLDKLHYWRESASGMSSLAYFLSKDTVDHFSTVIKPLVYLSMFYFFNNPRSSFADNYIVLLCLVYCVTGIAYILAIYFEPSPAQLWSVLLPVVLTLIAAQDTDSVFVKHLGNLCYTKWALEALVIANAERYSGVWLITRCSSLMQSGYNLHDWNRCLIYLIITGIISRVAAFFCMVTFQKK